One Anoplopoma fimbria isolate UVic2021 breed Golden Eagle Sablefish chromosome 2, Afim_UVic_2022, whole genome shotgun sequence DNA window includes the following coding sequences:
- the dut gene encoding deoxyuridine 5'-triphosphate nucleotidohydrolase, mitochondrial isoform X1 — protein MARTLLRLRGLQLQCLFDVAPRLLGRDFHIQTPALNKEVTEVRDASAISPSKRARTEETKHAENRTVLRFAKLSEYATTPTRGSTKAAGYDLYSAYDYTIGPMDKAIVKTDIQIAVPHGCYGRVAPRSGLAAKHFIDVGAGVVDEDYRGNVGVVLFNFSKDSFDVKKGDRVAQLVCERICYPDLVEQKTLDETERGAGGFGSTGRN, from the exons ATGGCACGAACGCTGCTAAGGCTAAGGGGTCTTCAGCTGCAGTGCTTGTTTGATGTTGCTCCACGTCTCTTAGGAAGGGACTTTCACATTCAGACGCCTGCTCTAAACAAAG AAGTTACTGAAGTTAGAGATGCATCTGCAATTTCTCCATCAAAGAGGGCAAGGACGGAGGAGACAAAGCATGCAGAAAACAGGACTGTCCTCAGGTTTGCAAAGCTTTCTGAGTATGCCACGACACCCACCAGAGGCTCCACTAAAGCAGCTGGATATGATCTCTACAG TGCATATGATTACACCATTGGTCCCATGGATAAGGCCATTGTGAAGACAGACATCCAGATAGCAGTTCCACATGGCTGCTATGGGAGAGTGG CACCGAGGTCCGGACTGGCAGCAAAACACTTCATTGATGTTGGTG CTGGAGTTGTAGATGAAGACTACAGGGGAAATGTGGGAGTTGTGCTCTTCAACTTCAGCAAGGACTCATTTGATG TGAAAAAAGGTGACAGAGTTGCTCAGCTGGTGTGTGAGAGGATCTGCTACCCAGATCTGGTGGAGCAAAAG